The Salvia miltiorrhiza cultivar Shanhuang (shh) chromosome 1, IMPLAD_Smil_shh, whole genome shotgun sequence genome has a window encoding:
- the LOC130993957 gene encoding cytochrome P450 71AU50-like, which yields MAWLWSLAVLLLVALFYEWRNQKKKKSRRLPPGPRGLPIIGHIHLLGKNPHQDFRRLAEEHGEIMHMRLGSLPIVVVSSPATAELVLKTHDAVLSDRPHYLSTTRLTYGHRDVIFAPCGPYWRNMRKLCTLELLSGLRIDEFQPMRRAEIMRAVDGLRRAAEEGEVVDVSARVSGLVGDMNCLMVFGRKFVDRDLDQELGFKDVIEETTRVAAQPNLGDYFPLVAPLDLQGLNRRVERLSATFDGFLDMIIDDHVKKNEEEKEKKDKDFVDVMMGIMESGAAGFDFDRRHVKAMLLDMLIGGIDTTSTAVDWIMSELMKNPTVMKKLQKEIEEVVGMDQMVEKSHLCSLKYLDCVVKESLRLHPVAPLLAHAAQGDCQVAGFDIPDKTHVFVNVWAIGRDPHVWPNPETFCPDRFLRSNVDFRGRDFQLLPFGSGRRSCPGLQLGLTIVRSVVAQLVHCFDWELPDGMLADELDMFEKYGMVITRAKHLRAIPTYRLSR from the exons ATGGCGTGGCTTTGGTCACTAGCAGTGTTATTATTAGTCGCATTATTTTATGAGTGGCGGAAccagaaaaaaaagaaatcacGACGGCTTCCACCGGGGCCGCGAGGGCTCCCCATAATCGGCCACATCCACCTCTTGGGCAAGAATCCCCACCAAGACTTCCGCCGCCTTGCTGAGGAGCACGGCGAGATCATGCACATGCGCCTCGGCTCGCTCCCGATTGTGGTCGTGTCGTCTCCGGCCACGGCGGAGCTGGTGCTGAAGACGCACGACGCCGTTCTGTCGGACCGGCCCCACTACCTGTCGACGACGCGCCTCACGTACGGCCACAGGGACGTCATCTTCGCGCCCTGCGGCCCGTACTGGCGCAACATGCGCAAGCTCTGCACGCTCGAGCTGCTCAGCGGGCTAAGGATCGACGAGTTTCAGCCCATGAGGCGGGCCGAGATCATGCGGGCGGTGGACGGGCTCCGGCGGGCTGCGGAGGAGGGGGAGGTGGTGGATGTTAGCGCTAGGGTTTCGGGCCTCGTTGGGGATATGAACTGTTTGATGGTTTTTGGGAGGAAGTTTGTGGATAGGGATTTGGATCAGGAATTAGGGTTTAAGGATGTGATTGAGGAGACCACACGTGTGGCCGCGCAGCCTAATCTTGGGGATTATTTCCCGTTGGTGGCGCCGCTCGATCTTCAAGGGCTCAATCGTCGCGTTGAAAGACTCAGCGCGACGTTTGATGGTTTTCTTGACATGATTATCGATGATCATGTCAAGAAAAACGAAGAAGAGAAGGAGAAAAAAGATAAGGATTTTGTTGATGTTATGATGGGCATCATGGAGTCCGGAGCAGCTGGATTTGACTTTGACCGCCGACATGTCAAGGCCATGCTTTTG GATATGTTGATCGGAGGGATTGACACGACATCGACAGCTGTGGATTGGATAATGTCGGAATTGATGAAGAATCCGACAGTGATGAAGAAGCTACAAAAAGAAATAGAGGAGGTCGTGGGCATGGATCAAATGGTGGAGAAATCGCATCTTTGTAGTCTCAAATACCTTGACTGTGTAGTGAAGGAGTCGCTGAGGCTCCACCCAGTGGCGCCGCTATTGGCGCACGCCGCCCAGGGAGACTGCCAAGTTGCCGGTTTCGACATACCCGATAAGACGCACGTTTTTGTGAACGTGTGGGCCATCGGAAGAGATCCTCACGTCTGGCCCAACCCCGAGACATTTTGCCCCGACAGGTTTCTTCGGAGCAATGTGGATTTTCGGGGTCGGGATTTTCAGCTTTTGCCGTTTGGCTCCGGCCGACGGAGCTGCCCAGGATTGCAATTAGGGCTGACGATAGTTCGGTCGGTGGTGGCACAGTTGGTTCACTGCTTTGATTGGGAGCTTCCAGATGGAATGTTGGCCGATGAGTTAGACATGTTTGAGAAATATGGTATGGTGATCACTAGGGCTAAGCATCTTAGGGCAATTCCGACTTATAGATTGAGTAGATAG